The Microscilla marina ATCC 23134 genome includes a window with the following:
- a CDS encoding amidohydrolase family protein — protein MQKTLFLLFTLWWVFGVSHAQKPDTTRWSVTMGTKQVGFLKKWKNVDGTFSEWFQFNDRGRGDSTVGTYSYDKDGYITMIDARGVDYYKKPVYERYGFKREEAFWENNVEKGKEGVRRKAQYVALNISLGTSYQAYFNNPKRIIQHLPSGSSTLKVLQNHILRDGRKVKLVRISGLGLAPKYIWLNKNNEFFAAPGEWFSMVKLGYEGFTKELHKITKMYRDSYYKELASQLRHKISKGLLITNAQVFDPVAGKLYPKSSILIAKSKIQQVAYGKKLKAPEGYQKINARGKFAMPGLWDMHVHYTSETDGLLHLACGVTNVRDMGNSEALLARKKAIEAGTVLGPRIQAMAGFIDGAGKYAGPIGSKVHNVKEGVAAVQAYASKGYQQIKLYSSLKPAWVKPLAEEAHRLKMRVSGHIPSFMLAEEAVKAGYNEIQHANMLFLNFYGKKLDTRTPVRFSAVAQRGHQFDFDSPQFKAFVQLLKQKNVVIDPTVTIFENMFVGTKGEFRPSMKRVAKRLPLNIQRSMQAGSSLEVPEGQGANYEKSFANMLKMVKVMHQNNITVVPGTDSFVGFTLHRELENYVKAGIPAAEVLKMATITSAKVAGRATKYGTIAKGKAADIILISGNPLKNIADVGKVAITIKNQDIYYTKELFKAVSVKYF, from the coding sequence ATGCAAAAAACACTATTCCTGCTATTTACTTTGTGGTGGGTTTTTGGCGTAAGCCATGCCCAAAAACCTGACACTACCCGGTGGTCGGTAACGATGGGCACAAAACAAGTGGGCTTTTTGAAAAAATGGAAAAATGTAGATGGTACCTTCTCCGAATGGTTTCAGTTCAACGACCGGGGGCGAGGCGATAGCACGGTAGGTACTTATAGTTATGACAAAGATGGTTACATTACCATGATAGATGCACGAGGGGTAGATTATTATAAAAAGCCAGTATATGAAAGGTATGGTTTTAAACGGGAAGAGGCTTTTTGGGAAAACAATGTAGAAAAGGGCAAAGAAGGGGTGCGCAGAAAAGCACAATATGTAGCCCTCAATATTTCGTTGGGTACCTCATACCAGGCTTATTTTAACAACCCTAAACGCATCATTCAGCACTTGCCCAGTGGCAGCTCTACCCTTAAGGTGTTGCAAAATCATATTTTACGCGATGGCAGAAAAGTAAAGCTGGTGAGAATAAGTGGATTGGGGTTGGCACCTAAATATATATGGCTGAACAAGAATAATGAGTTTTTTGCTGCTCCGGGCGAGTGGTTTTCTATGGTAAAGCTGGGCTATGAGGGTTTTACCAAAGAATTGCACAAGATCACAAAAATGTACCGTGATAGTTATTACAAAGAGTTGGCCTCTCAACTACGCCATAAAATCTCCAAAGGGTTGCTTATTACCAATGCTCAGGTGTTTGACCCAGTGGCTGGTAAACTGTACCCCAAAAGTAGTATTTTAATAGCCAAAAGTAAGATTCAACAAGTAGCTTACGGCAAAAAACTGAAGGCACCCGAAGGCTACCAAAAGATCAATGCCAGAGGGAAGTTTGCTATGCCGGGTTTGTGGGACATGCACGTGCACTACACCAGCGAAACCGACGGATTGCTACACCTTGCTTGTGGGGTAACCAATGTACGCGACATGGGCAACAGCGAGGCATTGCTTGCCCGCAAAAAGGCTATAGAGGCTGGTACAGTGCTGGGACCACGCATTCAGGCAATGGCTGGCTTTATAGATGGAGCAGGCAAATATGCAGGCCCCATAGGTAGCAAAGTTCACAATGTAAAAGAAGGCGTTGCAGCGGTGCAGGCGTATGCCAGTAAAGGATATCAGCAAATTAAGTTGTATAGCTCTTTGAAACCCGCATGGGTAAAGCCACTGGCCGAAGAAGCCCATCGCCTCAAAATGAGGGTAAGTGGACACATTCCATCGTTTATGCTTGCCGAAGAAGCGGTAAAAGCGGGCTATAATGAAATACAGCATGCCAATATGTTGTTTTTAAACTTTTATGGCAAAAAACTGGATACCCGCACCCCTGTAAGGTTTAGCGCGGTGGCACAACGCGGACATCAATTTGATTTTGACTCGCCCCAGTTCAAGGCATTTGTACAATTGCTTAAGCAAAAAAATGTAGTGATTGACCCTACAGTTACTATATTTGAAAATATGTTTGTAGGTACCAAGGGTGAGTTTCGACCTTCGATGAAAAGAGTAGCCAAACGTTTGCCTTTGAACATACAACGCTCTATGCAGGCTGGATCATCGCTTGAAGTACCCGAAGGTCAGGGAGCTAATTACGAAAAATCTTTTGCCAACATGCTCAAAATGGTAAAAGTAATGCACCAAAATAACATTACGGTAGTGCCGGGTACCGATAGTTTTGTGGGTTTTACTTTGCATCGTGAACTTGAAAATTATGTGAAAGCGGGTATTCCGGCAGCAGAGGTACTCAAAATGGCCACCATTACCTCGGCAAAGGTGGCAGGGCGAGCCACCAAATATGGCACTATAGCCAAAGGCAAGGCCGCTGACATTATCTTGATCAGTGGCAACCCACTCAAAAACATAGCAGATGTGGGCAAGGTAGCCATTACGATCAAAAACCAAGACATTTACTACACCAAAGAGTTGTTCAAAGCAGTATCTGTTAAGTATTTTTAA
- a CDS encoding enoyl-CoA hydratase-related protein, which translates to MNYTKEQTANLQEQTFAYITVEEKDHLLTITLNRPKARNAMSPTMIREYAYAMSYAHHHAHIWAVVFAANGKVWCAGADLKAMRGKEEANDSTVPTPDTPIVMAELFTKIHKPVIAKVHAPVYAGGFLLIGGCTYVVSTEAATFTLPEVKRGLFPFQVMASLMKFMPARQVLDFCIRAKSLSAQEALEAGLVTQLAAPDKLDEAVDALVQEIFANSPSAVRLGLKAFDEMRNISESEQQAYLANMLGQTIMTKDAQEGLKAFAEKRTPAWTGE; encoded by the coding sequence ATGAATTATACCAAAGAACAAACTGCCAACCTACAAGAACAAACTTTTGCTTACATTACAGTAGAAGAAAAAGACCATTTATTGACTATTACATTGAATCGCCCCAAGGCACGCAATGCGATGAGCCCCACTATGATACGTGAGTATGCCTATGCCATGAGCTATGCTCACCACCATGCGCATATTTGGGCGGTAGTGTTTGCTGCCAATGGGAAGGTATGGTGTGCCGGAGCCGACCTCAAGGCTATGCGAGGCAAAGAAGAAGCCAACGATAGCACTGTTCCTACGCCTGATACCCCTATAGTGATGGCAGAGTTATTTACCAAAATTCATAAACCTGTAATAGCTAAAGTACACGCTCCAGTATACGCCGGAGGCTTTTTGCTCATTGGAGGGTGTACTTATGTGGTGTCTACCGAAGCGGCTACTTTTACCTTACCCGAAGTAAAACGTGGGTTGTTTCCTTTTCAGGTAATGGCAAGCTTGATGAAGTTTATGCCTGCGCGCCAAGTACTTGATTTTTGTATCAGGGCTAAAAGTTTGAGTGCTCAAGAAGCCCTGGAAGCAGGCTTGGTTACTCAATTGGCAGCACCTGACAAGCTCGACGAAGCTGTAGATGCCTTGGTGCAAGAGATTTTTGCTAACTCGCCTTCAGCGGTACGCTTGGGTCTTAAGGCGTTTGACGAAATGAGAAATATCAGTGAGAGTGAACAACAGGCTTATCTGGCCAACATGTTGGGGCAAACCATCATGACCAAGGATGCTCAAGAAGGACTTAAGGCTTTTGCCGAAAAACGCACGCCTGCTTGGACAGGAGAATAA
- a CDS encoding FHA domain-containing protein, whose product MKIVTVGRAPDNNIILFDDKVSGKHASFTLTDKQEYYVQDFNSTNGTFVNGNKIGNEPFQILPKDTVKIGKTIVPWQTYLSDRFEPAKTFPKAPVRQ is encoded by the coding sequence ATGAAAATAGTAACAGTTGGCAGAGCGCCAGACAATAACATTATTTTGTTTGATGATAAGGTGTCGGGTAAGCATGCATCGTTTACCCTTACCGACAAACAAGAGTATTATGTGCAAGATTTTAACTCTACCAATGGCACTTTCGTTAACGGCAACAAAATAGGCAACGAGCCTTTTCAAATATTGCCTAAAGATACCGTGAAAATAGGTAAAACTATAGTGCCCTGGCAAACCTACCTGAGCGACCGGTTTGAACCCGCAAAAACTTTCCCAAAAGCGCCTGTTCGCCAATAA
- a CDS encoding tetratricopeptide repeat protein, translating into MKVLPIAWVCCIADTKKVCLCLFVTVLYCLVLATAQAKSYSKIQRQIEQLTAQLRQASSVPQKVKLLYQLGELHKFEYKKAIQYYQKGGALATKAHDIAGVAQGHVLQGKLHLSYRSFDKAWQQFKKGEATAQKHQLVAAHIDCLNGIASVLIEKNKQHKARTLYHKALKLAQQLNDPERICYTNIRIGEFHRLQKNYDSAFEYLAKALKTAQHYQMVALEYEGLMVKSTAYTDLGQFDRVEQLAHEALQVVANSNNSHLLAGAYNNLAIANTCLKKYDLAIGYYTKALRIKQKTKDNGRLVILYHNIADLYRKSLQYDLAITYFKKSLDYTQKRGDVLATGVMLRNIGEVYYLKQAYDQAEKYLKQSEVKVQQASSLFETSATYQLLARNYAALNNFRQAYYYQAMHKKADDSIFNNEKSESIAKLEQHYKEEQKQKAIALLKKETNLQRQKTTFQRKLRNIAVVGLLLAVLVVVLLYNRYQLRHKILQQKSLALTQENARHKAEGQRMEIEQKLKQEENKRLKLDLEYKNRELATSTLLMHHKNEVLTNIQGELSAFQHQVPPKLSSNIQSIKKIIQENNHLEEEWEHLKIHFNQVHPNFFGILQQRFSHLSQHDLRLCAYIRIGLTNKEIARILHVEFRSVQVAKYRLKKKMGLTKTEDLSQFVQQL; encoded by the coding sequence ATGAAAGTCCTGCCCATTGCTTGGGTCTGTTGTATAGCAGACACCAAAAAAGTATGCCTATGTTTGTTTGTGACAGTGTTATATTGTTTGGTATTAGCCACTGCCCAGGCAAAGTCCTATTCTAAAATCCAACGACAAATAGAACAGCTTACCGCTCAACTGCGACAAGCCTCCTCTGTACCCCAGAAAGTAAAACTACTTTATCAATTGGGTGAACTCCATAAATTTGAATACAAAAAAGCCATTCAGTATTACCAAAAAGGGGGAGCCCTTGCCACTAAAGCCCACGATATAGCGGGCGTTGCTCAGGGGCACGTACTACAGGGCAAGCTACACCTGAGTTATCGCAGTTTTGACAAAGCCTGGCAGCAGTTTAAAAAGGGAGAGGCAACGGCTCAAAAGCACCAACTGGTAGCAGCACATATTGATTGTTTGAATGGTATTGCCTCGGTACTGATAGAAAAAAACAAACAGCACAAAGCACGCACCCTTTATCATAAAGCATTGAAGCTTGCCCAACAACTCAACGACCCTGAAAGAATTTGTTATACCAACATTCGCATTGGAGAGTTTCATCGTTTGCAAAAAAACTATGATTCTGCTTTTGAGTATTTAGCCAAAGCCCTGAAAACTGCCCAGCACTACCAAATGGTTGCTTTGGAGTACGAAGGATTGATGGTAAAGTCAACTGCTTATACCGATTTGGGGCAGTTTGACCGGGTAGAACAACTTGCCCATGAAGCCCTACAGGTGGTAGCTAACAGCAATAATAGCCATTTGCTTGCGGGAGCCTACAACAATTTGGCTATAGCCAATACTTGTCTTAAAAAGTACGATCTGGCGATTGGCTATTACACCAAAGCTTTACGCATTAAACAAAAGACTAAAGACAATGGCAGGTTGGTTATTTTGTACCATAATATAGCCGACTTATACCGGAAATCGTTGCAATACGATTTGGCGATTACTTACTTTAAGAAATCGCTCGATTATACCCAAAAACGAGGCGATGTGCTGGCTACTGGGGTTATGTTGAGAAACATAGGTGAAGTATACTACCTAAAGCAGGCGTATGATCAAGCCGAAAAATACCTAAAGCAAAGCGAAGTCAAGGTGCAACAGGCGTCATCGTTGTTTGAAACCAGTGCTACCTATCAGTTGTTGGCACGCAACTATGCCGCCCTAAACAATTTTAGGCAGGCATATTATTATCAGGCAATGCATAAAAAGGCGGACGACAGTATATTTAACAATGAAAAATCGGAAAGCATAGCCAAACTGGAGCAACACTATAAGGAAGAGCAAAAACAAAAAGCCATTGCTTTGTTGAAAAAAGAAACCAACCTGCAGCGACAAAAAACTACTTTTCAGCGAAAGCTACGCAATATAGCAGTAGTGGGGCTTTTGTTGGCGGTGTTAGTAGTGGTGTTGTTGTATAATCGATACCAATTGCGGCATAAAATACTGCAGCAGAAAAGCCTGGCTTTGACGCAGGAAAATGCCCGCCATAAGGCCGAAGGGCAACGCATGGAGATAGAGCAAAAGCTAAAGCAGGAAGAAAATAAACGGTTGAAACTAGACCTGGAGTACAAAAACCGTGAACTTGCGACTTCTACTTTATTGATGCACCACAAAAACGAGGTGTTGACCAACATCCAGGGCGAATTGAGTGCTTTTCAGCATCAGGTGCCCCCAAAACTGAGCAGTAATATTCAATCTATTAAAAAGATTATTCAAGAAAACAACCACCTGGAAGAAGAGTGGGAGCATTTGAAGATACATTTTAACCAGGTACACCCCAATTTTTTTGGTATTTTGCAGCAACGATTTTCCCACTTGTCACAACACGACTTAAGGCTATGTGCTTATATAAGAATTGGACTTACTAACAAAGAGATTGCGCGTATTTTACACGTAGAGTTTAGAAGTGTACAAGTGGCAAAGTACCGCCTCAAAAAGAAGATGGGTTTGACCAAAACAGAAGACTTAAGCCAGTTTGTACAGCAGTTGTAA